From one Misgurnus anguillicaudatus chromosome 2, ASM2758022v2, whole genome shotgun sequence genomic stretch:
- the LOC141351391 gene encoding polymeric immunoglobulin receptor-like, which yields MYVDMMKIWRNETSQLFDIRTVRLKFVLLLLYLYIVGGECRTVTVQTGGNVTIPCHYESKYTQHKKYWCFHAKAAYNYCSILAYANETKGDVSVIDHPDQSLFTVTMRNLQDQNTGTYWCAVEIEGVTLDVTEQLYITIQSSPDLSVMSSSVSVDEGGNISVQCLYSTKYKNKHKQVCRYKDKRCYTVRRSDTSQYAVKISDDGRGSLTVVMSGLMKSDSGWYYCSVKHLQAPVQLTVNGSEDEFTVTNATTAVTTDSSSTRDTIDMLVVS from the exons ATGTATGTGGACATGATGAAAATATGGAGAAATGAAACATCACAGCTGTTTGACATACGGACAGTCAGGCTGAAGTTTGTGTTG TtgttattgtatttatatattgtaGGTGGTGAATGTAGGACAGTAACTGTTCAGACGGGTGGTAATGTTACTATTCCATGTCATTATGAAAGTAAATACACCCAACACAAGAAATACTGGTGTTTTCATGCAAAAGCAGCTTACAATTACTGCTCTATTCTTGCATATGCAAATGAAACCAAAGGAGACGTGTCAGTAATTGATCATCCTGATCAGAGTTTATTTACTGTCACTATGAGAAACCTGCAGGATCAAAACACTGGAACTTACTGGTGTGCTGTGGAAATTGAAGGAGTTACCTTGGATGTGACAGAGCAGCTTTATATCACAATCCAATCAT CTCCTGATCTCTCTGTGATGTCCAGCAGTGTAAGTGTAGATGAAGGTGGTAACATCAGTGTACAGTGTCTCTACAGCACTAAATATAAGAATAAACACAAACAGGTGTGCAGATATAAAGACAAGAGATGTTACACAGTGAGAAGATCTGACACATCCCAGTATGCAGTTAAGATCAGTGATGATGGGAGAGGATCTTTGACTGTGGTGATGTCTGGACTGATGAAGAGTGATTCTGGCTGGTATTACTGTTCTGTAAAACATCTACAGGCCCCAGTTCAACTCACAGTAAATG GCTCGGAAGATGAATTCACTGTTACTAATGCAACAACAG CAGTGACTACAGATAGCAGCTCAACAAGAGACACCATAGACATGTTAGTAGTCAGTTAA